AGTAGCATTTTCTCAAGGATCTTTTAAGATGTGACTTTCACAAGCTTATTCTTATGAAACTTTAACCTCGGTTTTCTTGTTGATCACTACATATATTTGTTTTGACTAACATTGCAATTGTTTGCACATTACAGCTGTCAAATTATTGCGAGATTGTGACACAAGTAATGACAATCATTTGTAGGACTTGAACCAAAATACATCACTCCTGAttcaatttttgttaatattggagaaaggtgtaatgtagcaggatcaagaaaattttgtaacttGATCAAGAACAACAAATTTGAGGTTAGTAACATGTTGTTATTTTTCGTGGGTAGTATATAAGATATTCTGTACCCATCAGGTTCTTTTTAGGATGCACTTGCAGTTGCAAAGATTCAAGTTGAATCAGGAGCACAGATTCTAGACATAAACATGGATGAAGGAATGTTAGATGGAGAAAAATGCATGGCATTGTTTTGTAATTTGATTTCAACAGAACCAGACATTGCAAGGGTGTGTATAAATACTTGTCTTTTTTACCGTTACTACTGTCACTTTTTTATTGGTTTATCACATTGCAACGGGATTATGTGTAACATTTTGGTTTATTTTCAGGTACCTTTGTGTATTGACTCATCAAAGTTTGAAGTCATAGAAGCTGGTTTAAAATGCTCACAGGGAAAATGCATTGTTAACAGTATCAGTTTAAAAAATGGTGAAAAAGACTTTATAGAAAAGGCTGTACTGATTAAAAAGTATGGCGCAGCGGTTGTAGTAATGGCGTTTGATGAAGATGAACAGGTgagaaaaaagacttattgtgTATTTGTAGCTTCCTATTATGCCTTAAATGACTCTTTATATTGGGACAAAGAACATTTTGCATCAAAAAATAGGTATAGCTACTAACACTTATGTATGTTTCATTAGGTATGGTAGCCTATTATTATGTAAATTAGAAAACGTTTCCACTAATATTGACTATGTGAGATTGCTCCTGTTAACCTGTAATGTTTTCAGGCAACGCCTAGGACATACACATTTTACAATCAACTTTTAATTATGACTATTATGACGAATTATAAATTTGAAATTCAGCCCTGTGTAAGGGAATATAAACCACTTGAAACAGTGTTTTAAATATAGGCTCATTTAAAATttactattattaaaaaaatgtgtgtaatCTTGATTTCAAGCACCTTTACAACAGTTGTTGATGAATAAAAACTAGTACAAAACAAACTTCCATTTAAAAGAAGCTGCATTTGTTTGAAAATAATAATGTATTATTTGTGGTAGTTAATCTCTAGTTATTTCTAACTGCATCTTTACAGCAAATGATATGTTTGTATTTATGTTTGAGTTCATGGCGACACTCACTTTAAGAGAATATGAATTTTGAATTGTATTTCGTAGTTTTTGGGAACAAAGGACTCTGAATGAAAAATAATTGCTCAAACTTTCTAGGCTGCCGATTTACAAAGAAAAGTTGAGATTTGTGAGCGATCGTATAACATTCTTGTGGATCGAGTTAACTTGAATCCTAACGATATCATATTTGATCCAAACATTTTGACAATAGCGACTGGTATGGAAGAGCACAACGAGTATGGCATCCATTTTATAAAAGCGATATCGGAAATCAAGGTTATCTTTTTTgctcttctttttttctctcgAATTGTGCATACTTTTATGTGGCAATGTCTTCTGTACTATTTGTTTGCTACTAAGTCAAattctttgcttttttatttttaggcaaAATGTCCAAATGTCAGAATAAGTGGTGGATTATCAAATCTGTCATTCTCATTTCGTGGTGTTGAAGTAGTTCGAGAAGCTATTCATACAGTGTTCTTGTACCATGCGATCAAAGTAATGTCCATTTTTTTGCTAAGTTACTCTATATTACACATTTTTCATGTAACTATTTTTTAGACTGGGTCGAAAAAATTTCATCTGCGAGTTGATTTTAGCCTGTCAACCTGAGCCAACACAACTAACCGGAATCATATGAACATTTCTTAAGTTACTTCATGTTTTGGAGGACAACGAAATGTACAATATAAGGGTTTATTTTTCAGGCTGGTCTTGATATGGCTATAGTGAATGCAGGTGCCATTCCACAATATGATGAAATTCCTTCAGATCTTTTAAAATTGTGCGAAGATTTAATTTGGAACAAGTCACCAAATGCAACAGAAAAAATGTTGGTGTTCGCTCAGGTAGGAAAACTTAAATGAATGCTTAACTCATTGTTTCAAACCCCGTCGTGAAATATTAGCATACTGTTTAGTCTGTTGGCAAGTCCACTGCAAAGCAAATCATCGATGAAGAAGCATGGAGAAAAGATGATGTGATAAAAAGACTTGAATACGCTTTGATCAAGGTTTGCGTGCTCCTTagtttttgttgtattttttattatttttctaaacattTATCCAGCATGACAACTTCAGTTTCAGTTGGTATTGCAATCATTAATGGAATTACAAAgtggtcctagtgcattgaaaGTGTTGAGGTGCATGTGTCATGAAAATCACGTCTGGGTTTCTTTTTCGTACTGATTGATCGTGCTACGCACAAGCATATCGATATACATTGTTATCTATACATAAATACATGTCTATTTTACATGTAAaatctgcaaaataaaaaaactaggtagtaaaagagaaaaaaagaaaatataattggattttgaaaatgattttggatgttagcaaaacaaaacttttgaaaacaaagccctcttatattttttcttcgtcTGGCTcactgtccgtctgtcacgctctctgtctgtctgtcacactatttgtctgcctgtctgtctgtcactatCTGCTTGTGTCTTACATTGTCTGTCTGCCTGACTGTCAAACTGTCTTTTACACTGTCCGTTCGTTTGTCTGTCACATTGTCTGTCACATTGTCTGTCacattgtctgtctgtctgtaacatgcAAATGTGATTTTATTGTCTAAAATTTTCTATGACGACGGCTATTTTTAAACCAATTACCTTttgcatttatattttttgcctatTTTTTTTCAGGGAATTGATAAGTATGTGATTGAAGATGTGGAAGAAGCACGACTAATGACAGACCATTTTCCAAGACCGCTAAATATTATTGAGGGTCCGTTGATGAGTGTAAGAACTAAGTGttatgtgaaaaaaatgttaatttttactCAGTGTATACAACCCTCTATGCAATAATTTTGAATGTTACAGGGTATGTCTGTAGTCGGAGATAGATTTGGAGCAGGAAAGATGTTCTTACCTCAGGTAGGCAAAAACGATGCATGTTTTTTTAGGGCGGAGGGTGAGGTCGGGGTGTTGGTTGTTGGTTGGGAGTGTATGTCATAGgttttttttacctttgttCCACTGTTTGATTTCAGGAAAATTGTAACTTCAAAATTCACATTTTATTAAAGACTTGTCTTGTAGGTGATCAAATCTGCTCGTGTTATGAAAAAGGCAGTCGGTTATTTGGTGCCATTTATGGAAGCAGAAAAACGAGGATCCTCGGTTGAACATTTTGTAAGTTTGGATtacatattatttttctttccaaCAGTGATGCACGCACAAAGCAAATCATTTAGAGTTGTGCACAGAACTTAAACACCTTAAAACGAATATGTTTGCAGGATAAccatttagaaaactacaaacagtaatttcttctttttatgtATTATATTTGCACAATTCACTTGTCATTGTTCACTTGTCATTGTTCACCTGTCATTGTTCACTTGTCATTGTTCACTTGTCATTGTGCACTTGTCATTGTTCACCTGTCATTGTTCACTTGTCATTGTTCACCTGTCAGTGTTCACCTGTCAGTGTTCACCTGTCAGTGTTCACCTGGCAGTGTTCACCTGGCAGTGTTCACCTGGCAGTGTTCAACTTGTCATTGTTCATCTGTCACTGTTCACTTGTGATTGTTAACAACAAAGTTAGGACTTAGAGTCCTAATAATCTAGAAATCTTGCGATACATTTACCTACAAAAAAGGAGATAGGTTTGTTTTGTTGCTTACAGAATGTTTGGCTTCTTTTTTAGAGTTGATATAAGTGTTCTTTCATCCTTTTATAGAGTTCTTATAATGGTACGATTGTTCTTGCCACAGTAAAAGGTGACGTCCATGATATTGGTAAAAATATAGTCGGTGTTGTACTGGGTTGTAACAACTTCAGGTAAACTGACACTGAAAAATCAGggattgaaattttaaaacctcttttaaaaattctttaccTTTTTCTTTCAACAGAAATCCTTATCACTAACATATTTTGCCATCATCGACTTCATAGGCTGATAGAAGGTTACTTCTAAGAAAAATATAAGGCTCTCCTAACGTGAGAATACTGCTGTCAGGCTTGGGTTTAGTAAATCAATCTGGGTTTATGCTTTGTAAGTCTTTGCTTTGTGTAAGTCTTTTTTCTAAAGTTGCAACCACTACATATATATTActggaaattttaaaaagaaaagggaGATCTCTAAAATTACTGAGTTATTAAgaatattcaataatttctaaGGCTGGAAATATATCCACTCACAACTCCCCCTTCGTTCAGAGTTATAGATTTGGGTGTTATGACTCCATGTGAGAGAATTCTTCAAACAGCAATCGAGGAGAAAGCAGACTTCATTGGATTGTCAGGACTCATCACACCATCACTTGATGAAATGATTCATGTTGCAAAAGAAATGGAACGAAAAGGATTTAAAATCCCACTCCTGATTGGTGGAGCTACAACATCAAGGTTGCAATTTCGTACAAACGTGTAGATACACGGCATTGAAAAATGTCTTTCGCATTGGAAGTGacgtgtttatttgtttgtaggACACATACCGCTGTGAAGATAGCTCCAAGATATAGTAACACAACAATTCATGTGCTGGACGCATCAAAGAGTGTAGTAGTGGTGGGTTTTTTACGTCGCAGAATATTTTTAGttaataaatattaatattacTTAGTTGGTCATTCATGTCATTGTTTAGGCGCAAGCTTTGTTGGAGAAGGATACTCGTACTGAGTTAATCGAAGAAATCGATGAAGAATATGAAGAAATTCGTGAGGATTATTTCGATTCTCTAAAGGTTAGTTTGAACTGCATTCACAAAAACgataatgaaataatttttaggtAAACATTGAAGTGAACAAGGTTTTCCTATCTATGTTTGAAAGCTTCAAgctgaaaaaaacaagttgtttttttttaattaggatCGGAAATATGTTGATTTGGAAACAGCTCGTCAAAGAAAGTTGAAACTGGATTGGTCAACATTTAAGCCAGGTAATCTAGACTTTCAAACATAACTTTAATTCTTATAGTGTGTAAATGGCTCAAGTGTTACAAAATGCCTCGGCAAATGTTTTTCTATTATAGTGAAACCTACTTTCGTTGggaataaagtttttaaagacTTTGATATCAAAAAGATAGCTGGCTACATTGATTGGAAACCGTTTTTTGATGTGTGGCAATTGCGTGGTAAATATCCTAACCGTgggtttccaaaaatatttaagGATGCTACCGTGGGTAAGCCCTTTGTtcaatttttcatgtttttttttcgcttcgaatatttttacaataaacCCATAAGAACGAATTTTTTCAGGCTTTATATATGTTTATATAGATGAATCTTCCGTTTATATAGGTGGGTTAAACACATTTATGTGTCCTTTCTTAACAGAGAATGTTTTCTTGTGTATTCTGTGATACTGATATGGGCCAACTCCCTAGTATGTACAACAGTTCGTTTGCTAAATACGAGATTTTACGCTGTAATTTATTAACTTGAATACGAAGTAATAgcaaaagttttattaaaattatttgaaaaacttaCATTTAACTACGCATTTCAAATAAGGCATTCCAAAAGAGTAATGTATATGGTATGTTTAGTATACTGTAAGGAGTATTATTTTAGAAAAGCGAAACTTTTTCTTTGTATCAGTTTGTGTAAACGGCTGACTTTTCTATTATACCTTGTTTACCCTTTCCATGTTTGACTTGGAATTAGTAAGGACGATTTGACTGCATGAAAAAATGAATGGATGGCGGTCGTCGATGATATATGCACTATCTAGCAACATTTGTCCCCCGGTATATTTAAAAGATTAGAAATTGTCTAGAGTTTAAAGTACTGAGTGTGTACTAATCAATATGTTGTCCCCCCCTCCCCTATCCCCTCCTCCCCTCCGTTATCTCCCCATCATTGATTGCTGCTTTATTATAATAAGTTCTTACAAGATTTAGTTTCAGCTTGTTTGAGGGAACTTGTTATTATAGTTATAGTCCACTCTGATAAGTGTTGATATTGGTAAATTgcgtatctctataataatagccgtcgtctgtctgtctctgcgcggaccccccgctaaGTTAGAGAataatgttacggaaacacgaatatcaaatgcgatatatttttatccactttgttgcgacgggtaaaagTATAGTGcgagcaaacccgtggatttttccacaaaaaaCTAACTGAATGATGAGATCGTCAGTTGATTGCTACTGTCGTCGGAGTTTCGGCCTTGTCCTAGCACTAGTAGTTGTTGTAGTTGTTCATAAAGTGTCATAGGGGGAGGTAGGGTATTTGTTTAGGTTATGGGAGTGTTTGACACGTCGGTATCTGGCCATTTATTTTTCATGAAATCCGGAGAAAGCTGTAACTCTAGGAAATTGCTTTTAGGAGCGGAAGCGCAGCGAGTGTTTAACGACGCACAAGCTATGCTAAATGACATTATTACAAACAACTCTTTGCAAGCGGTGGGTGAGGTGTCCTTCTATCCTGCGAATAGCGTGGAAGATGATATACATTTATTTAAAACGACGGATGGCACGAAGAATCATGTTGCTACTTTGTATGGACTGAGACAACAGGTAAGCAATTTTTTTGTAGTGACTGgtttaactgttaaaacaaGATATCGATTTTGAACCTTCATATCACATCGTCTGTCAAGGAAGTTGATCAAAATGAAATCTTTATTTTCCGATGTTAAATAGGGTTTGTTTTGCATTAGGCATCTGTCAAATAAGTACAGAAACGAGTCTAGTTTAGCCTGAAACAGCATATTGACATCTCAAATATCTCTTATCATCAGCTTATTGGTCGTTTTACTCGTACCTTacgtaaacaacaacaactcctTTACAATGCACATTattgttattttcaaaatttgaccCTTTTGTATGTAACGTATTTCCCTTCAttagttatgttttttttaatacaggCTGAGAAAGATTCAAACAAAGAGACACCATACGTTTGTTTGTCAGACTTTGTAGCGCCCTTAGAAACGGGCGTAAATGATTATATTGGTATGTTTGTGGTCTCCTGTCATGGCGCAGAAGAACTTTCCGAAAGGTAGAGAAAACAAAGtttattcttaattattttatatgttAAAAAAGTACCTCATTATTTGAACGTTGGTTTAGTTACAAATCTTCTTTCGACGATTACAATTCCATCATGGTGAAAGCAATCGCCGATAGGTTAGCTGAGGTACATACCATTACTTGTTCCTAAAGTAATCATTCCGATGTTTTTCCTTGCGTGCAGTTATTTAATTACCtcaattgtttttgtttaggcGTTCGCTGAGTTGCTTCATGAAATGGTTCGCACAGAATTATGGGGCTACTGTTCGGACGAGAATATGACGTCATCCGAccttcacaaaataaaatatcaggttttttatttacttaataTTCTTGCACGCAATTTTTCCAAGCTAGGTATGTTCTTATATTTAACCTTTAAATTATGGCGTATTGTACACAATTAAGAGGCTGTTTATATCAGAGGCGGGACGGTACGATTTATCAAATCACGTAACAATTTCGTCTCGGCTAAGCGTGATCCTGCTTAGGCTAAGTGGGATCCCTGCTCTTTCCTGTGATAGCACCCATATTCTGATGTCGGGCCAACATCTAGTACACGATTATTTTAAAATGACCTTGCCTGTTCGTTACCAGCTTTTGCACAATGACAGGGAACAATAGACCCTCGAGTGTGACGAagttaagttttaaaaaaaactcttaTCGGCTTAAAAATGGCGAATTTATGCGCCAAATGAGCAAAAACGATTCTAAAATATGGTTCTGGATATTTCAttagtttattcagatttttcCACAAAGATAGGGAACAAAGTGTTAGGAGAATTTTTTTCGGCCTAATAATGGCGGATTCGTGGGTACATAAGTTCAAAAATACggatttttgaacttttctgaGCATTGGATTATTATTTCtttctaatattttaaatcCAGGTAGGGTCACTGATGTTTCGCTTGTTTTTTAGGGCATAAGACCAGCTCCAGGCTATCCCAGTCAGCCTGATCATTTAGAAAAACTGACCATGTGGTCTATAATGGAAGCGAAGGAGCTTACGTCTGTAACGTTGACAGAATCTCTTGCAATGGACCCTGCATCCTCCGTGTCTGGTCTGTATTTTGCAAACCCAAAATCATTCTATTTCGCTACTGGTAAAATATGCAAAGATCAGGTCTGGATTTCTTTTACTTGTACAACCGAGTCCTGATTGTAGAAACGTGTGTTTCGATAAACCAcacgttttttcttttataagaatatgctttataagaatatcagcctaggtctattgtttagagcaatagagaaataagaataatgaccagaaGTTTGGTATTTTGATATAGAAAAGCGTGTTTATATATGTAACTGTTCTTAATAACCTCTCTTTTTTCAGGTTGAAGACTATGCCCGAAGAAAGAAGAAACCAGTCTCTGAAATTGAGACCTGGTTGTCACCTGTTCTAGCCTACGATCGAGATGCTTTATGACGTTAGATTTAGCtagataaatatatttaaatataaaacagaaattaatATTGTCTTGCTTTTCATATTTTCGCGCAATTACTCCtcgaaaatctttttttagagTCATACTCCGTTATACTCCGAGTTATCACTGCCACAGAAACTTTTCCTTACATGCGGAAAGAAATTTATgcgaaatttattttcacaCGATTGAAATGCCTCAATGGAGTTTTTTTACGGAACATATTTTTGCGATTAGAAGATTTTCTATACAAATTACGGAACTTAATTTGCAGTTGGATGCCCTGACGAGGGAAATGCGGAGCTAAAATGTTGCTATCAGAAGCCTTTTTTAATTGCAAGTATATCACAAAAAACATGATATCAAGAGTTCCTAATAAATCTCCTAATTTTTTAAGGCAACATCCATTTATCCAACTCAATTTTTATAGTGGATTTTATTTTGTGCTAATACTAATACGGAAATAAAATCTGGCCAATCCAATTTGTATTCCTTTTTTAATCCCTTTGACATCCTCAGTTCTTGCTAATGTATGTTACATCTTCACTAATACACTTATTTAACATTATCCGATTACGTAAGTCCGGCAGTCTCGGTACTATTTCGGGGTGCTGCTAAGATTTAGTACACTTGAGAAAACGAAGTATAAACATCGCACTTTAGCTATCAAGTTATTTACtaacatttaaaacaaacatggaTTACGATTTAATATCAAAAATGTCTGTCGAAGAGCTGAAGAACTACTTGAGAGTTAGAAATTTAAGgataagtggaagaaaggaagaACTAATTGCTCAAATGTTTTCAGCAGCTAAGAACTTCGTTCAGCCTGTGAAAACTGCTCAAAAAGTCGGGAGTAATTTAAAAGAATCAGTAATTGCAATGGAAGAGAACAAAAAGTCCCGAACAAAAGTTAATGCAGTTGGTGCAAAAgagatttgttttaaaacaacaagCCAAAGTTAGAATATCTGTTTCACAAAGCTAAAGTCCTTTATAGATTTTGGTGGAGCCAAAGGGAAGGCAGCAGCTTTATATAAGGAGTACGAATCACGTTATATTGTTACTTCATCATCAAATGCATGGATGTATGAAGATCTTACCCTTTAGTATGTTCAAAGCGTGTTCGGAAAGTTCTCGTTCGCACCTCGACTTTTAGCCTAggattcatttaaattttacttaatagTCTGTGTTAGATAGCAAAGTTAATTCGATAATTATACCAGAAGACTGTACAAAGCACATACATACAAGCACCAGATCTATCTTAGAACTAACCATTTAAGGTTAAGCTTACTGATTTATGAATGGATGTGTAATAAAACACATATACACAGCAGCTGAAAATCCAAAGCTGCCCATAAGACAAAAGATGGCTGAGTGGGTTTTCGAATCTTGAGTTGCACTGCCTCAAGATATCATTATAAAATCGTTTAGGGCGGGCGCATGGAATTTTGCAATTGATGAAAGCGAGGATAATTTGATTCATTGCTTCAAAAAAGGAACACCTTTTGCAGCGGGTGCTGAGTTGTTTAAACAACAATTGTTAGTTCGAGGTGATCCAACGTTTCAAAAGATGCAGAAGAAGTTATTTTGGTGGTTCAGAATGACGACGAGGATGATGTTATTGACATTTTGTAGGGAAAATTcgttaatatgtcattttggaaATTAATGTATTTTACTGCCCTCTTATTAGCGCCGCCCTTTAACTAGCGCcatatttgtcaatttttaaattagcgCCGGGGCGCTAAAAAGAAGGAAATACGTTATCTATTTATAGCTAAATTTGAAGAGCTAACAGActaacaaatgcaattttttcacgaaatcgcaaaagtttatccactaagtttttttaaaaaaaaaaaagtgaaacgaAATTACTCCTAAAAGGCCAGTAAACCTTTTTTCGACGAAAGCATATAAATCTCAAACTTACCCTCCAAAATTTTAGATGTCGTTAAACAGAGACAACACGATGAGCTGTATTTGTTCAAAAATGCTATGTCACTAGaagaaggtaattaatacctctaaaaagAGTCACTGTTGTTGCTTAGACTGGCTTTATGTGCAATAGACTTGTATGTTCCTATGCAAAATTTCgaaggatatagctagctagctagtccaaaaatttaaagagCATTTTATAAGAAGACTTAAGTTAAAAGCATGGTATGTgcttatattaaataaattatgGATAACCAATATATGATATTTTCGTGTCTTTCGTGTCACAAAAGTCACAAAAGTCAAAAAGCAACAGCCCTttttgtagcccctttaagtACAAATTTgttataataaagagaatgaataaaaggtgaaaatttatttgttgcaacttgaataatgtttttttttaccttaactTATTACAACGAACTTACAAGCACACTCCCTctcaattgaaaatttgtattgaagAATCGCGTGTGTGGATGATGTGTGTTCGAAAAATATACTTGTTAATATTTGTTCTGTTACAAAATTATTATTCAGCTCCCACAGAATACATACAGCTCAAAAGTTGGTCATCATTTCTTTCCTGCTGTTCCGCATTTTAACTTCATTGTTTTGTTTCGTAACTTGTCACGTTAATGACGTCACGTGTTcatgttttttatgtaaaactGGTTATTACATAATGGCGGTGTAGCGTCGAATTCATCAGAATAGGGGTCAGCATTTGTATCTGCAGTGTATTTGCAAAacgttttcttcttttcttgctcccgtttttttacttcgattgcTCGATCTCTTTGTCGGCGATTTTTAAACCAATTGCTTACTTGTGTTGTTGAAAGTTCTGTCGCTCGGGATAATTCTCTTTTCTCTCGTGGCGAGGGATAAGGGTTTTGCTTGTACCATATCCGTAAAACAGCTCTCGACTTTTCTTTAAAGCAATAACTTGTCTCTTCACCGTCCCATATTGTTCGTGGTAGGGGATATTTTCGTCGTATACGATACTTGGCTACTGCCCCTAACGGTCTACCACGAAAGATTTCAGCTTCTAGGTAGTGAGCGTCCAGCCAAAGCATTTGTAGCTTTGGGTGCCAGCTTGGTGCGAAATTATTGTTTTCGATGATGTGACGAAGTTCTTGCAAATTACCTCGATGGTAGGCCACAACTGATTTTGCCACTAAAACGGACTCGTTAACATAAACGTCATCGTAATCTGGTAACGACCAGAGAAATCTCGCTAAATAGTCGATGTTACCGCTTTGTTCAAGCGCCTGGGAAATACAAGCTACTTGTTCATGTGTATAGTTTCGTATTGTCTGTTGGCTATCATACTCCATGCATGAAGGAAGGAATTGTAGCGTTGCCATCACTTTAATCAGATTTCCTTTTAACTATCTGTGAACTTTTACAGAACTTTTTAAAGTCTCAATCTACTATTGACAAGATCACCAgccaaatatttttatcttctgTTTATTCATTTAGCTGAGTATACTACCTCAAAGACAACATTTCCAACACTTTGGTATGTGACAAAACCAATTCTTTTTGACTGTTGGATATCGTAACGTGTTATGTCACgctaacatttttgaaaatgaatCGTGTCACGAACTTATTGTCGGCTTGCAATAACGTTATAAAATTTT
This is a stretch of genomic DNA from Hydractinia symbiolongicarpus strain clone_291-10 chromosome 9, HSymV2.1, whole genome shotgun sequence. It encodes these proteins:
- the LOC130657972 gene encoding methionine synthase-like, whose protein sequence is MESFTQLTQNLEERIMIFDGGMGTMIQGYKFEEEDFRGEEYINHPKNLKGNNDFLSFTQPDAIYQIHKDYLEAGADFIETNTFSGTSVAQADYGTQHLVYEMNKTSAQLARKAADDVTKATGIQRFVAGAMGPTNRTLSISPSVENPGYRNITFDELVEAYTEQATALLDGNVDVLLVETIFDTANAKAALFAIETLFEKHYKRVPVFVSGTIVDKSGRTLSGQTTEAFVISVQHTKPLCIGLNCALGAEDMRPFIERIGLSYEGYVLCYPNAGLPNAFGDYDESPESMAEKIRVFAEDGLLNIVGGCCGTRPSHIRAIAEAVKNCKPRIAPRNTNQNAMLLSGLEPKYITPDSIFVNIGERCNVAGSRKFCNLIKNNKFEDALAVAKIQVESGAQILDINMDEGMLDGEKCMALFCNLISTEPDIARVPLCIDSSKFEVIEAGLKCSQGKCIVNSISLKNGEKDFIEKAVLIKKYGAAVVVMAFDEDEQAADLQRKVEICERSYNILVDRVNLNPNDIIFDPNILTIATGMEEHNEYGIHFIKAISEIKAKCPNVRISGGLSNLSFSFRGVEVVREAIHTVFLYHAIKAGLDMAIVNAGAIPQYDEIPSDLLKLCEDLIWNKSPNATEKMLVFAQSVGKSTAKQIIDEEAWRKDDVIKRLEYALIKGIDKYVIEDVEEARLMTDHFPRPLNIIEGPLMSGMSVVGDRFGAGKMFLPQVIKSARVMKKAVGYLVPFMEAEKRGSSVEHFSSYNGTIVLATVKGDVHDIGKNIVGVVLGCNNFRVIDLGVMTPCERILQTAIEEKADFIGLSGLITPSLDEMIHVAKEMERKGFKIPLLIGGATTSRTHTAVKIAPRYSNTTIHVLDASKSVVVAQALLEKDTRTELIEEIDEEYEEIREDYFDSLKDRKYVDLETARQRKLKLDWSTFKPVKPTFVGNKVFKDFDIKKIAGYIDWKPFFDVWQLRGKYPNRGFPKIFKDATVGAEAQRVFNDAQAMLNDIITNNSLQAVGEVSFYPANSVEDDIHLFKTTDGTKNHVATLYGLRQQAEKDSNKETPYVCLSDFVAPLETGVNDYIGMFVVSCHGAEELSESYKSSFDDYNSIMVKAIADRLAEAFAELLHEMVRTELWGYCSDENMTSSDLHKIKYQGIRPAPGYPSQPDHLEKLTMWSIMEAKELTSVTLTESLAMDPASSVSGLYFANPKSFYFATGKICKDQVEDYARRKKKPVSEIETWLSPVLAYDRDAL
- the LOC130656275 gene encoding homeobox protein six1b-like, which translates into the protein MATLQFLPSCMEYDSQQTIRNYTHEQVACISQALEQSGNIDYLARFLWSLPDYDDVYVNESVLVAKSVVAYHRGNLQELRHIIENNNFAPSWHPKLQMLWLDAHYLEAEIFRGRPLGAVAKYRIRRKYPLPRTIWDGEETSYCFKEKSRAVLRIWYKQNPYPSPREKRELSRATELSTTQVSNWFKNRRQRDRAIEVKKREQEKKKTFCKYTADTNADPYSDEFDATPPLCNNQFYIKNMNT